Proteins found in one Paenibacillus dendritiformis genomic segment:
- a CDS encoding C39 family peptidase, which produces MINRVTIHVLVIVLLAIAPGCTQQAQRQPAPDAPVQREFDRNRLNASSSEGEAPNDVQSNPTNQSHPSKQGQSLSQEPRPARKEKILLDVPLVAQNPELKNGCEVTSLAMILKYAGIRVGKMELADEVKKEPDDIKTGKAGDITHWGDPNEGFVGDITGKEKGYAIYAEPLEDLMKKYLPGRTVNLTGQSFEKILRHVSTGKPVVTWTTGDYKLPDRWESWKHGNEQITTPLDLHAVVLAGYDPNYVYLNDPLSARKAVKVKKKQFIESWHALGSQALSYE; this is translated from the coding sequence ATGATTAATCGTGTGACGATCCATGTCCTTGTTATTGTCCTGCTGGCCATCGCCCCAGGCTGCACACAACAAGCTCAACGGCAACCAGCCCCCGATGCCCCAGTCCAGCGTGAGTTTGACCGGAACAGACTCAATGCATCGAGTTCAGAAGGTGAGGCTCCCAATGATGTGCAAAGCAATCCAACCAATCAAAGCCATCCAAGCAAGCAGGGTCAATCGCTCTCTCAAGAGCCTCGACCTGCGCGCAAAGAAAAAATACTGTTGGACGTTCCGCTCGTCGCGCAAAATCCTGAATTGAAAAACGGTTGCGAAGTAACAAGCTTAGCCATGATATTGAAATATGCCGGAATTCGGGTAGGAAAAATGGAACTGGCAGATGAAGTAAAAAAGGAGCCGGATGACATAAAGACAGGCAAGGCGGGCGATATCACCCATTGGGGCGATCCGAATGAAGGATTTGTGGGAGATATAACGGGGAAAGAGAAAGGTTACGCGATCTATGCCGAACCGCTCGAAGATCTGATGAAGAAGTATTTGCCGGGACGTACGGTCAATTTGACGGGGCAATCGTTCGAGAAGATACTGCGGCACGTAAGCACAGGAAAGCCTGTCGTAACCTGGACTACTGGCGATTATAAATTACCTGATCGCTGGGAATCGTGGAAGCATGGAAACGAACAAATTACGACCCCGTTGGATCTCCATGCAGTCGTGTTGGCGGGCTATGATCCGAACTATGTATATCTCAATGATCCGCTCTCCGCCCGCAAGGCAGTCAAAGTAAAAAAGAAGCAATTTATCGAGTCCTGGCATGCGCTAGGATCTCAGGCGTTGTCATATGAATGA
- the leuD gene encoding 3-isopropylmalate dehydratase small subunit, translating into MQPFTTMTGLVAPVDRVNVDTDAIIPKQFLKRIERSGFGQFLFYEWRFDEEGKEIPSFSLNQPQYSGASVLISRANFGCGSSREHAPWAILDYGFRCVIAPSFADIFYNNCFKNGILPIKLSEEQVEDLFQRTAHHSGYKLHIDLENKQLTDDYGLSCSFDLDEHRRQFLLQGLDDIGLTLQHEDAIAAYEAKHAERLAASAS; encoded by the coding sequence ATGCAACCATTTACAACAATGACGGGATTGGTGGCGCCGGTCGATCGCGTGAACGTAGATACGGACGCCATCATTCCGAAGCAATTTTTGAAGCGTATCGAGCGGAGCGGGTTCGGGCAATTCCTGTTTTACGAATGGCGTTTTGATGAGGAAGGGAAGGAAATTCCGTCCTTCTCGCTTAATCAGCCGCAATACAGCGGAGCGAGCGTGCTGATCTCGCGGGCCAACTTCGGCTGCGGCTCCTCCCGGGAACACGCGCCGTGGGCGATTCTCGACTATGGATTCCGCTGTGTGATCGCTCCATCCTTTGCGGATATTTTCTATAACAACTGCTTCAAAAATGGCATTCTGCCTATCAAGCTGTCGGAGGAGCAGGTGGAGGATCTGTTCCAGCGGACGGCGCACCATTCAGGCTACAAGCTCCATATCGACCTGGAGAACAAGCAGTTAACCGATGATTACGGCTTGTCCTGTTCGTTCGATCTGGATGAGCACCGCCGCCAATTTTTGCTGCAGGGGCTCGATGATATCGGGTTGACCCTCCAGCATGAGGATGCGATTGCCGCGTATGAGGCGAAGCATGCAGAGCGCCTGGCCGCTTCCGCATCCTGA
- a CDS encoding LysR family transcriptional regulator — protein MEFRQLQYAVQIAQERNFSRAAEKLHIAQPSLSQQLSKLEKEIGVLLFRRTTNSVELTHAGEIFVDRAQKIWDAMEQLKSEMADISQTKKGKVVIGTMPITGSHLLPHVLPSFHSIYPDIDLVLVEDTSTSNLERMTAQGKNDLCLLSLPLTDPALTWEPLVDEEILLAVPSQHPLLPQNGAPVEEVPLASLQDEPFILLKRGQGFRQLTMDLCEQAGFRPNVVFESSNIETVQSLVAAGMGVALVPAFIARAPRIEFVPAYLPLAGRPARTLVIAYREGRYMSHAASAFMQTLKSMVAERFGGRAGTP, from the coding sequence ATGGAATTTCGGCAACTACAATATGCGGTGCAGATTGCGCAGGAACGCAATTTCTCGCGGGCAGCCGAGAAGCTGCATATCGCCCAGCCCTCGCTCAGCCAGCAGCTGTCCAAGCTGGAGAAGGAAATCGGGGTGCTGCTGTTCCGCCGCACCACCAACTCGGTCGAGCTGACGCATGCCGGCGAGATCTTCGTCGATCGCGCTCAGAAAATATGGGATGCGATGGAGCAATTAAAAAGCGAGATGGCCGATATCAGCCAGACGAAAAAAGGAAAGGTCGTCATCGGGACAATGCCGATTACGGGCTCTCACCTGCTCCCTCACGTGCTTCCTTCGTTCCATTCCATCTACCCGGATATCGATCTCGTGCTCGTGGAGGATACGTCTACGTCCAATCTCGAGCGGATGACGGCGCAAGGAAAAAACGATCTTTGCCTGCTCTCGCTGCCGCTGACCGATCCGGCCCTGACCTGGGAGCCGCTCGTCGATGAGGAGATTCTGCTCGCCGTCCCAAGCCAGCATCCACTCCTGCCGCAGAACGGAGCTCCTGTCGAGGAGGTTCCGCTCGCTTCCTTGCAGGATGAGCCGTTCATCCTGCTGAAGCGAGGACAGGGCTTCCGGCAGCTGACGATGGATCTGTGCGAACAGGCCGGCTTCCGGCCCAATGTCGTATTCGAGAGCAGCAATATCGAGACCGTGCAATCGCTCGTCGCCGCAGGAATGGGGGTCGCGCTCGTCCCCGCGTTCATCGCGCGGGCGCCGCGCATCGAATTCGTCCCCGCCTACTTGCCGCTGGCCGGACGCCCCGCCCGTACCCTCGTCATCGCCTACCGCGAAGGCCGTTATATGTCTCATGCGGCATCGGCGTTCATGCAGACCTTGAAGAGCATGGTTGCAGAGCGGTTCGGCGGCCGGGCCGGAACCCCTTAA
- a CDS encoding DUF5316 domain-containing protein, with translation MYIRILWGLIIIGVTGIYTLVTSNLYHMFLINGFVGLGLWAFAGLLSGTFRDQRHWQFNYTHNSEDDTRRQTSFSATLLLLGLPSVLASLLLYIFVYR, from the coding sequence ATGTACATCCGCATCCTATGGGGACTGATCATCATAGGAGTAACGGGAATCTATACGTTGGTTACGAGTAATCTGTACCACATGTTCCTCATCAACGGCTTCGTCGGTCTCGGACTATGGGCATTCGCCGGCTTGCTGTCCGGCACGTTCAGGGATCAGAGACATTGGCAATTCAATTATACACACAACTCGGAGGATGATACGCGCAGGCAGACAAGCTTCAGCGCTACGCTGCTCTTGCTCGGTCTGCCAAGCGTGCTTGCTTCGCTGCTTCTCTACATATTCGTATATCGTTAA
- a CDS encoding carbon-nitrogen family hydrolase, giving the protein MKPEAWRICLIQMDVSIGEPDRNADRVKRRIEQVMDSPGARPDVIVLPEMWNTGYALEKLDQLADPGGEAARELLSALSARYGVNIIGGSVSVREGSRFYNRLYVTDRQGRIAAQYDKTHLFRLMDEHSYLTAGDLLGRFELDGVACGAIICYDLRFPELARTLALDGAEVLFVPAQWPHPRLHHWRTLLTARAIENQMFIAACNRVGTSVGADGTASAFFGHSVVLDPWGETIAGAEEEETDIYADIPLSSVQEVRSRIPVFADRREALYRGIGKPVSAQERA; this is encoded by the coding sequence ATGAAGCCGGAAGCATGGAGAATATGCCTGATTCAAATGGATGTCAGCATCGGAGAGCCGGATCGCAACGCGGACCGCGTAAAGCGCCGCATTGAGCAAGTGATGGACAGTCCGGGTGCCCGGCCTGACGTCATTGTGCTACCGGAGATGTGGAATACGGGCTATGCGCTGGAAAAGCTCGATCAATTGGCAGATCCCGGAGGGGAAGCGGCGCGGGAGCTGCTGTCGGCGCTTTCCGCCCGATATGGAGTGAATATTATCGGCGGATCGGTATCGGTGCGTGAAGGAAGCCGCTTCTATAACCGCTTGTATGTGACGGATCGCCAGGGACGGATTGCGGCTCAATATGATAAGACTCATCTGTTCCGGTTGATGGATGAGCATTCGTATTTGACTGCGGGAGACTTGCTGGGACGCTTTGAACTGGATGGCGTGGCGTGCGGGGCCATCATATGCTATGATTTGCGCTTCCCGGAGCTGGCGCGCACGCTGGCCCTTGACGGGGCCGAGGTGCTGTTCGTGCCGGCCCAGTGGCCGCATCCGCGCCTTCACCACTGGCGCACGCTGCTGACGGCCCGGGCCATCGAGAATCAGATGTTCATCGCTGCCTGCAATCGGGTTGGCACAAGCGTAGGAGCGGACGGAACCGCGTCCGCCTTCTTCGGCCATTCGGTCGTGCTTGATCCTTGGGGAGAGACCATCGCGGGGGCGGAAGAAGAAGAAACGGATATTTACGCGGATATCCCGCTATCATCCGTCCAGGAGGTTCGCAGCCGGATTCCTGTATTTGCGGATCGGCGGGAAGCGTTGTACCGCGGGATCGGGAAGCCCGTATCCGCCCAGGAGCGGGCATGA
- a CDS encoding glycoside hydrolase family 3 protein has product MSTPPRSNRHGRTRRGGARRKFIILALVLLVAAVGLGAWIALQPQAGPAEGPGTGAGSGLASPGGTPAGNDGAIAKQEKEKEKEKAFIEQTLSGMSLDERISQMLMVDLEAVAQEAGGVQLEEAMQKLRPGGVVLFRGDIPDIRSVLTLNRRLQQTAAIPLWMSTDQEGGIVTRLPFASAMNGNMAIGATGRPGAAAETGEVLGQMLAKLEINLDFAPVADINSNPDNPVIGLRSYGSDPEQVADFVKSFIVGMHAAGLPAVAKHFPGHGDTATDSHIGLPKLDYELSRFESIEWVPFRAAIAEGVDAIMSAHIQVPQLEPATAVSKLDGKPITLPATLSPHLLTGVLREQLGFQGVIVTDALNMKAIADHFGSEEAAVMAVKAGADMLLMPPEPAAAVSAIHRAVDAGEIEAARIDDSVRRILRMKRKYGLLPDTASPPVPLEDAIQGAEAYFQSGSAEQTADRIAAEAATVWGTGVKTKLPLLRGDGRRVILIGDQRTVLERVQREIEGAASAAAGGSIQVEARTPAEVPSPRQWPSGAIAVWVTQDLHHDRSSAETVISWFQAAAEQDVAAAVLSVGTPYDIAELPDIPLGIAVYGTTSSNLRAGVKALFSAEPPAGKLPVALP; this is encoded by the coding sequence ATGAGCACGCCTCCGCGTTCGAACCGGCACGGCCGGACACGGCGAGGCGGAGCCCGGCGGAAGTTCATCATCCTGGCCTTGGTGCTGCTTGTCGCGGCCGTTGGCCTCGGCGCCTGGATCGCCCTCCAGCCTCAGGCAGGACCGGCGGAAGGTCCCGGAACAGGCGCCGGTAGCGGCCTTGCGTCACCGGGCGGGACACCGGCAGGGAACGATGGAGCGATCGCCAAACAGGAGAAGGAGAAGGAGAAGGAGAAGGCGTTCATTGAACAGACGCTGTCTGGCATGTCGCTCGATGAGCGGATCAGTCAAATGCTGATGGTCGATTTGGAGGCAGTCGCCCAGGAAGCCGGTGGCGTCCAGCTGGAGGAAGCGATGCAGAAGCTCCGCCCCGGCGGGGTCGTCCTGTTCCGAGGCGATATTCCGGATATCCGCTCGGTTTTGACGCTGAATCGCCGCTTGCAGCAGACGGCTGCCATTCCGTTATGGATGAGCACCGATCAGGAGGGCGGCATCGTCACACGGCTGCCCTTCGCCTCGGCGATGAACGGCAATATGGCGATCGGCGCGACGGGGCGCCCGGGAGCGGCCGCCGAGACGGGGGAAGTGCTCGGCCAGATGCTCGCCAAGCTGGAGATCAATCTGGACTTCGCGCCGGTCGCCGACATCAACAGCAATCCGGACAATCCGGTTATCGGCCTCCGCTCGTACGGATCGGATCCGGAGCAGGTGGCAGACTTCGTCAAGTCGTTCATCGTCGGCATGCATGCCGCCGGGCTGCCTGCGGTGGCCAAGCATTTCCCCGGGCATGGCGACACGGCGACCGATTCGCATATTGGGCTTCCGAAGCTCGATTACGAGCTCTCTCGCTTCGAATCCATCGAATGGGTGCCGTTCAGGGCCGCCATCGCGGAAGGCGTCGATGCGATCATGAGCGCGCATATTCAAGTGCCGCAGCTGGAACCGGCGACGGCCGTCTCGAAGCTGGACGGGAAGCCGATTACGCTTCCGGCGACGTTGTCGCCGCATCTGCTGACCGGCGTGCTGCGCGAACAGCTTGGCTTCCAGGGGGTCATCGTGACGGATGCGCTCAATATGAAGGCCATCGCCGATCACTTCGGGAGCGAGGAAGCGGCGGTCATGGCGGTGAAGGCAGGGGCGGACATGCTTCTGATGCCGCCGGAGCCGGCCGCGGCGGTGAGCGCGATACACCGGGCGGTGGATGCCGGCGAGATTGAGGCCGCCCGGATTGACGACAGCGTCCGCAGAATACTGCGGATGAAGCGGAAGTACGGCCTGCTGCCGGACACGGCCTCCCCGCCCGTGCCGCTGGAAGATGCAATCCAGGGAGCCGAGGCATATTTTCAGTCAGGCTCGGCGGAGCAGACGGCCGACCGCATCGCGGCCGAAGCGGCCACCGTATGGGGAACCGGAGTGAAGACGAAGTTGCCGCTGCTTCGCGGGGATGGCCGCCGCGTCATCCTCATCGGGGATCAGCGGACGGTACTGGAGCGCGTACAGCGCGAGATCGAAGGGGCCGCTTCCGCTGCGGCCGGGGGGAGCATTCAGGTCGAAGCGCGGACTCCAGCGGAGGTCCCATCCCCCCGGCAATGGCCGTCCGGGGCCATCGCGGTCTGGGTGACGCAAGACCTGCATCATGATCGCAGCAGCGCGGAGACGGTGATAAGCTGGTTCCAGGCCGCAGCGGAGCAGGACGTTGCGGCTGCGGTGCTATCCGTCGGAACACCGTACGATATCGCCGAACTGCCCGATATCCCGCTCGGCATTGCCGTCTACGGGACGACGTCCAGTAACCTCCGCGCCGGCGTCAAGGCGCTCTTCTCTGCCGAACCGCCCGCAGGCAAGCTGCCGGTCGCGCTTCCATAG
- a CDS encoding TetR/AcrR family transcriptional regulator, with amino-acid sequence MRERLMQAALDLMSIQGLKFTMSDLAGEMGISKRTIYEHFSSKEELIGSIVDQSIDEVIQLERGIYENPQWSSLEKLKRVLSIVPSGLKLSDQRLLAEMKRLAPNEWNKINNYLQEECGWSTVTNIIEEGIAAGEIRSVHVPSVVQMMIGASAALFDPEFLMRSSCTLQQAVEMMAETMTLGLAAPASDADTPG; translated from the coding sequence ATGAGAGAGCGGCTGATGCAGGCGGCCTTGGACTTGATGTCGATCCAGGGACTCAAATTTACGATGAGCGATCTGGCCGGGGAGATGGGGATAAGCAAACGAACCATTTATGAGCATTTCTCCTCGAAGGAGGAGTTGATCGGCTCAATCGTTGACCAATCGATCGATGAAGTTATCCAGCTTGAGAGAGGGATTTATGAGAATCCGCAATGGAGCAGTCTGGAGAAGCTGAAGCGGGTCCTCTCCATCGTACCGAGCGGGCTGAAGCTGAGCGATCAGCGGCTGCTGGCGGAGATGAAGCGGCTTGCTCCGAATGAATGGAATAAAATCAACAATTATTTGCAGGAAGAATGCGGGTGGTCTACCGTAACCAATATTATTGAAGAAGGCATTGCCGCCGGGGAAATACGGTCTGTCCATGTACCGAGCGTCGTGCAGATGATGATCGGAGCCTCGGCCGCCTTGTTCGATCCTGAATTCTTGATGCGCTCGTCCTGTACGCTGCAGCAAGCGGTAGAAATGATGGCGGAGACGATGACGCTGGGACTGGCTGCTCCGGCCAGCGATGCAGATACGCCCGGATGA
- a CDS encoding pyridoxal phosphate-dependent aminotransferase produces MKPTIPTIVPADRMNGLPKQFFAALVARAQARVAAGHDVINLGQGNPDLPTAPHIVAALQEAAANPLYHRYPPFQGYRFLKEAVAERYMADYGVELDPDTEVAVLFGGKTGLVEISQVLLNPGDVCLVPDPGYPDYWSGVALAGAEMVMMPLHEANGYLPDYERIDAACLARAKLMFLNYPNNPTSAVADRPFYEETIRFAERNGIVVASDFAYGAIGFDGHRPISFLELPGAKEVGVEFYTMSKTYNMAGWRVAFAVGNAEIIRLINLMQDHMYVSLFGAVQAAAAAALTGPQECVRELCAVYESRRNALYAELHRIGWNAQPPAGSFFGWLPVPAGFTSASFADLLLEQANVVTAPGIGFGEHGQGYVRLGLLAPEERLIEAAERIGALGLFGG; encoded by the coding sequence ATGAAGCCTACTATACCTACAATCGTGCCGGCCGATCGGATGAACGGTCTGCCGAAGCAGTTCTTCGCCGCTCTGGTAGCGCGGGCCCAGGCGAGAGTCGCGGCCGGTCACGACGTGATTAATCTCGGGCAGGGCAATCCCGATCTGCCGACGGCTCCGCATATCGTCGCCGCCCTGCAGGAAGCGGCTGCGAATCCGTTATACCACCGCTATCCCCCGTTCCAGGGCTACCGCTTCCTCAAGGAGGCCGTCGCTGAGCGGTACATGGCCGATTACGGCGTCGAGCTGGATCCGGATACCGAAGTCGCCGTTCTCTTCGGCGGCAAGACCGGGCTCGTGGAGATAAGCCAAGTCTTGCTGAACCCGGGCGACGTATGTCTCGTTCCGGATCCCGGCTATCCTGATTACTGGTCCGGCGTCGCATTGGCCGGCGCCGAGATGGTCATGATGCCGCTGCATGAGGCGAACGGCTATTTGCCGGATTATGAGCGGATTGACGCCGCATGTCTGGCACGGGCGAAGCTGATGTTCCTCAATTATCCGAACAATCCGACATCGGCCGTCGCGGATCGCCCGTTCTACGAGGAGACGATTCGCTTCGCTGAACGGAACGGCATTGTCGTGGCGAGCGATTTCGCTTACGGCGCCATCGGCTTCGACGGCCACCGTCCGATCAGCTTCCTGGAGCTTCCGGGAGCGAAGGAAGTTGGCGTCGAGTTCTATACGATGTCCAAAACCTACAATATGGCCGGCTGGCGCGTCGCCTTCGCCGTGGGCAACGCCGAGATCATCCGGCTCATCAATCTGATGCAGGACCATATGTACGTCAGCCTGTTCGGCGCGGTGCAGGCCGCGGCGGCGGCCGCGCTCACCGGACCGCAGGAATGCGTCCGGGAGCTGTGCGCGGTCTATGAGTCACGGCGCAATGCACTCTATGCGGAGCTCCACCGCATCGGCTGGAACGCACAGCCGCCGGCCGGCTCCTTCTTCGGCTGGCTTCCGGTTCCTGCCGGATTTACGTCCGCGTCCTTCGCCGATCTGCTGCTGGAGCAGGCGAATGTGGTGACGGCGCCGGGCATCGGATTCGGCGAACACGGCCAAGGCTATGTCCGGCTCGGCCTGCTCGCGCCGGAGGAGCGGCTGATCGAGGCGGCGGAACGCATCGGAGCGCTCGGTCTGTTCGGCGGCTGA
- the leuC gene encoding 3-isopropylmalate dehydratase large subunit — MAAKKTMYEKIWDDHVIVQEEGKPGILYIDLHLVHEVTSPQAFEGLRMSGRKVRRPELTFATMDHNVPTKDRFNITDPISKQQIDTLSKNCEEFGVTLFDLNSIDQGVVHVMGPELGLTHPGKTIVCGDSHTSTHGAFGALAFGIGTSEVEHVLATQCLQQAKSKTMEVRFVGKRKPGVTAKDMILGFIAQYGTDFATGYVIEYTGEAIRELTMEERMTVCNMSIEAGARAGLIAPDETTFEYLRGRQYVPQGEAFNKAIERWKQLATDEGASYDLVVEVDMDSLIPQVTWGTSPGMGTDITAAVPNPADFKTENERKAAEKAIEYMGLTPGTPMTEIGIDYVFIGSCTNGRIEDLRAAAEVAKGHKVSDKVTAIVVPGSGRVKLQAESEGLDAVFKQAGFEWRDAGCSMCLAMNPDVLQPGQRCASTSNRNFEGRQGRGGRTHLVSPAMAAAAAIKGHFVDVRNWEFKSEVLN; from the coding sequence ATGGCTGCAAAGAAAACGATGTATGAAAAAATTTGGGATGATCACGTTATCGTTCAAGAGGAAGGAAAGCCGGGGATCTTGTACATTGACCTGCACCTGGTGCATGAGGTCACATCGCCGCAGGCGTTCGAAGGGCTGCGCATGAGCGGCCGCAAGGTGCGCAGACCGGAATTGACGTTCGCCACGATGGATCACAACGTGCCGACGAAGGATCGCTTCAATATTACTGATCCGATCTCGAAGCAGCAGATCGACACGCTGTCCAAAAACTGCGAGGAATTCGGCGTGACGCTGTTCGATCTGAACAGCATCGATCAAGGGGTCGTGCACGTCATGGGCCCTGAGCTCGGCCTGACCCATCCGGGGAAGACGATTGTATGCGGAGACAGCCATACGTCTACCCACGGGGCATTCGGAGCGCTTGCCTTCGGTATCGGGACGAGCGAAGTCGAGCATGTGCTGGCTACTCAATGCCTGCAGCAAGCCAAATCGAAGACGATGGAAGTGCGGTTCGTCGGCAAGCGGAAGCCGGGCGTTACGGCCAAGGACATGATTCTCGGATTCATCGCCCAATACGGAACGGACTTCGCGACCGGCTATGTTATCGAATATACGGGCGAAGCGATTCGCGAGCTGACGATGGAAGAGCGGATGACAGTATGCAACATGTCGATTGAAGCGGGAGCGCGTGCCGGGCTGATCGCACCGGACGAGACGACATTCGAATATTTGCGCGGACGCCAGTATGTTCCTCAGGGCGAAGCCTTCAACAAGGCGATCGAACGCTGGAAGCAGCTTGCCACGGATGAAGGGGCCTCCTATGATCTGGTCGTGGAAGTCGATATGGACAGCCTCATTCCGCAGGTGACCTGGGGCACAAGCCCTGGCATGGGAACGGATATTACGGCTGCGGTGCCGAATCCGGCAGATTTCAAGACCGAGAATGAGCGCAAAGCCGCGGAGAAGGCGATTGAATATATGGGGCTTACGCCGGGAACGCCGATGACCGAGATTGGCATCGATTACGTGTTCATCGGATCATGCACGAACGGACGGATTGAAGATTTGCGCGCCGCTGCTGAAGTGGCCAAAGGGCATAAAGTAAGCGACAAGGTCACTGCGATCGTCGTGCCTGGATCGGGCCGCGTCAAATTGCAGGCCGAGTCCGAAGGGCTTGACGCCGTGTTCAAGCAAGCGGGCTTCGAATGGCGCGACGCCGGATGCAGCATGTGCCTCGCGATGAATCCGGACGTATTGCAGCCGGGCCAACGCTGTGCATCGACTTCGAACCGGAACTTCGAAGGGCGCCAGGGCCGCGGAGGACGCACCCACCTCGTCTCACCGGCGATGGCTGCGGCTGCAGCCATTAAGGGGCATTTCGTCGATGTGCGCAATTGGGAATTCAAGTCGGAAGTATTGAACTAG
- a CDS encoding MDR family MFS transporter: MEHLSEKRKLTIMIAIMAAMFFSAINQTIIGVAMPRIIAKLGGMDYYTWAITIYLLTSTVATVLVGKLSDIYGRKPFILAGIALFMLGAFLSGFSADIFQLIAFRGIQGMGAGIIMSTAFTAVGDLYAPRERAKWMGVMSGVFGLSSVLGPPLGGYLVDHLDWRWVFWMFLPLGIVAFFMIISLFPKVERKVGESIDYWGSIFLTTTIVPLLLAFSWAGDGAGKYAWGSWQIIGLFSATVVSLIIFILVEMKVKSPVLPLSLFRNGIVTVSNLAGFVLNAGMMGAIIYVPFFVQGVKGISPTYSGYVTMPMSVVMILCTAFIGQFISKTGKYKKMAIGGLLIMTFGMVLLHFMTPDTAIYITVIYMCIVGLGLGISMPVFSLTIQNAVEPQQLGVATASSQLFRSLGGTIGIAVMGTVMNSHMTSKMTELGAASGAAGGQMQIDPKYAESIKDVMNPQTLLDQPKLESIMSQLPPELQTMVDNLVHMVREALSYGVTSTFLTGAIVTAVAVVLTFFLKEIPLRSAKDVKVKQGDHAGEARQQVFVNSKS, translated from the coding sequence ATGGAACATTTATCAGAAAAACGAAAATTAACGATCATGATCGCGATTATGGCGGCGATGTTCTTCTCAGCCATCAATCAGACGATCATCGGCGTCGCCATGCCGCGCATTATCGCGAAGCTTGGCGGGATGGACTATTATACATGGGCAATTACAATCTATCTGCTGACCTCGACAGTCGCTACCGTGCTGGTTGGCAAATTATCTGATATTTACGGGCGGAAGCCTTTTATTTTGGCTGGTATCGCGCTGTTCATGCTGGGCGCATTCCTGAGCGGCTTTTCCGCCGATATTTTTCAACTGATTGCGTTCCGCGGCATTCAGGGAATGGGCGCCGGCATTATTATGTCTACCGCATTCACAGCCGTTGGCGATCTGTATGCGCCGCGGGAGCGGGCGAAATGGATGGGCGTCATGAGCGGCGTGTTCGGCCTGTCCAGCGTGCTGGGGCCGCCGCTTGGGGGCTATCTGGTCGACCATCTTGATTGGAGATGGGTATTCTGGATGTTCCTGCCGCTTGGCATTGTCGCCTTCTTTATGATTATCTCCCTGTTCCCGAAAGTGGAGCGCAAAGTTGGAGAATCGATCGACTATTGGGGCTCGATATTCCTGACGACGACTATTGTGCCGCTGCTGCTCGCCTTCTCCTGGGCGGGAGACGGCGCAGGCAAATACGCTTGGGGTTCATGGCAAATTATCGGCCTGTTCTCGGCAACCGTCGTTTCCCTCATTATTTTCATTTTGGTGGAAATGAAGGTCAAATCTCCGGTACTGCCGCTGTCGCTGTTCCGCAACGGCATCGTCACCGTGTCGAACCTGGCCGGATTCGTATTGAATGCCGGCATGATGGGGGCCATCATTTATGTTCCCTTCTTTGTTCAAGGGGTTAAGGGCATCTCCCCGACCTATTCGGGTTATGTCACCATGCCGATGTCCGTCGTTATGATTCTGTGCACGGCATTTATCGGACAGTTCATCTCGAAGACGGGAAAATATAAAAAAATGGCCATCGGCGGCCTGCTCATTATGACGTTCGGCATGGTGCTCCTGCACTTCATGACTCCGGATACGGCGATTTATATTACCGTTATTTATATGTGCATCGTCGGTCTCGGTCTCGGGATCAGCATGCCTGTATTCTCCCTGACGATTCAGAATGCGGTAGAGCCGCAGCAGCTCGGCGTGGCGACCGCATCCTCGCAGCTGTTCCGCTCCTTGGGCGGAACGATCGGCATCGCAGTGATGGGAACCGTCATGAACTCTCACATGACCAGCAAAATGACCGAACTCGGCGCAGCATCCGGCGCTGCCGGCGGACAAATGCAAATCGATCCGAAATACGCGGAGTCGATCAAGGATGTGATGAATCCGCAGACGCTGCTCGATCAGCCTAAGCTGGAAAGCATCATGAGCCAGCTTCCGCCTGAACTGCAGACGATGGTCGACAATCTCGTTCATATGGTGCGCGAAGCGCTTAGCTACGGCGTGACCAGTACCTTCCTGACAGGAGCCATCGTCACGGCGGTAGCCGTCGTCCTGACCTTCTTCCTGAAGGAAATCCCGCTTCGCTCCGCGAAGGATGTCAAGGTGAAGCAAGGCGACCATGCAGGAGAAGCGAGACAGCAAGTCTTCGTCAATTCCAAATCTTAA